The sequence TTCGTTGTTGAGGAAGACGACCAAAGGCGTTCGGAAGGCGGATGGGGAGGCGGCCATCGAAAAGGAGGCGGCCTTATTTCCGGTCGAGCGATTGCAGTGCCAGGCGCAGGCGGGTTTCCGCATCGGCGGGTGCGTCGGCCGGGATGCGCTGCAGCGCCGCCTGGGCCTCGACGATTGAATAACCGAGCGAGGTCAGCGCGGCGACCACCTCGGTGTCGGTCTCGCTCCATCCCGGTGCGGCCGCACCCGCTTCGCCCGCGAGCCGGTCCTTTAAATGAAAGATGATTTTTTCGGCGGTCTTCTTTCCCACGCCGGGAATCCCGGAGAGCCGCTCCGGCGCCCCACGCGCCACGGCCTGGCGCAGGGTGTCGGTGGAAAAATGCGAAAGCAGCGAAAGCGCGACTTTCGGACCGATCCCGCTGATGCCGAGCAGGAGTTCGAAGAAGGAGAGTTGGTCGGGGGTGTCGAAGCCGAACAGCGCCAACGCATCTTCGCGGACCAGCAGGTGGGTGAATAAGGCGAGGTCCTGTCCGGCG is a genomic window of Anaerolineales bacterium containing:
- the ruvA gene encoding Holliday junction branch migration protein RuvA translates to MIASIRGGVQQTGDSWIIIDLGGLGVRVSVPAPLAARARAGQDLALFTHLLVREDALALFGFDTPDQLSFFELLLGISGIGPKVALSLLSHFSTDTLRQAVARGAPERLSGIPGVGKKTAEKIIFHLKDRLAGEAGAAAPGWSETDTEVVAALTSLGYSIVEAQAALQRIPADAPADAETRLRLALQSLDRK